A segment of the Luteolibacter sp. Y139 genome:
CGTGGCCTACGTCTATGCGCTCAAGAAGGGCGCTCTGACGTGGAAGAACTGATCGGGGCCGCCGCATCCGGCTTCCCCAGCGCCATCGCCGCAACCGCCGGAATCGGGATCGCCTGCCCGACCACGAAGTCTTCCAGCACCAGCTGGAGCCATTCGCGCGATGCCGTGATCGCCTCGATCACAATCGCGATCTTCCCGCCCTCCGCAGGCATGATGCGGTAGCGGTCGACGACGATGATGATCTCATCCGCCTCCCCGGTGAGCATCACCTGCACCAGCAGCATCTTCTCCTTGCTGCGGATCCGCAGCTCGGTGAGCTGGCCATAGCGTTCGATGCGGCCGGCGAGCATGCTTTTCGCCGCCCGCGAGGCGAGATTGTCCTTGAGCGCACCGAGCATGCTGAAACCTAGGGTTTTCCTGTGAGGGAAAGAAAGCCGCCACCGAGGCATCATTTTCGTCACATCGCCGCGATCGCGTAATGGCAGACCGGGGGAAAATCGGACATGCTCTGCGGCGTAAGGGATAGTTGCACAGCCCCCCATGCATTTGGGACACGGCCCTCGGACACTGGAACGGTTCCCCCCTCTAGTGTCCGGGGGCTTCCCATTTCGGGACCACGCGGCCGGCGGCAGAGCTGTTAGACGATCCTCCGCGATAGCGTAATATCAGCCGACCCGGAACAAGTGCACCCTGCACACGTCGGCTGGCAACACCCGGCACGGATTTTTCCCTCCCGCTCCTTCCGGGCAATTCCATCGGACACCGGTGCTCTCCCCAACGGTGTCCATCCAGGAATCTCCCGGAGGGCTCGACGAAAAAACGCCGCGCGGAATGGCGATTCCACGCGGCGTTTTCGTTTTGAGATTCGCAGGTCTTCAGACCTCGAACAGCGATGTCACCGACTGGCCGCCATTGATGCGGCGGATCGCCTCGCCCAGCAGTGGCGCGATGCCCACGGCCTGAACCTTATCGCCCGATGCCTGCGGCACCGAGTCGGTGGTGATGATTTCCTCGATCACCGATTTCTGGATCCGCTCACGCCCGAGGTCGCCGAGAACCGCATGCGACACGCAGGCGAAGATCCGGCGGGCACCGCTCTTGCCGAGAATCTCGGCGGCGGCGGTCAAGGTGCCGGCAGTCTCGGTCATGTCATCGATCAGGATCACGTCACGCCCTTCCACTTCACCGATCACATTCATCGCCTCCACGCGGGTGGCACTGATCCGGTGCTTGGCCACGATCGCCAGATCGACGCCGAGGGCATCCGCATACGCGCGAGCCATCTTCACTCCACCCACGTCAGGAGACACCACGCAGAGGTTCGAGGTATCCGGATGGCGCTCGCGCAGGTAGTGGATCAGCGCGGGCTTCGCGTAGAGATGATCCACCGGGATATCGAAGAAGCCTTGGATCTGCGGCGCATGCAGGTCCATCGTCAGCACCCGGCCGACGCCCGCGGAGGTGAGCAGGTTTGCCACCAGCTTCGCGGTGATCGGCACTCGCGGCTGGTCCTTGCGGTCCTGGCGGGCGTAGCCGAAGAAGGGCATCACGGCGGTGATCCGGCCGGCGCTCGCACGGCGGGCGGCATCCACCATGATCAGCAACTCCATGATGTTGTGATTCGTCGGCGGACAGCTCGGCTGGATGATGAAGACATCGTCCCCGCGGATGTTCTCGTTGATCTTGACGAAAGTTTCACCGTCCGGAAACGCCGTGACGTGGACATCGGCGAGCTTCGAGCCAAGGGTATCGGCGATGCGCTCGGCGAGCGCGCGGTGGGCGGTTCCACTGATCAGTTTCATGCGGGAGCGACGGGGCGGGCGCATCGTCCGCCGGTAGTGCCGCCTTCCTCAAGGCCAATTCCCGCCCCGCGGGGAATTACTTCGCTCCCTTGCCGAGCAACACGGCCGGAATCGTCTTCAGCAGGATCTTGAAATCCAGCCACAGCGACCAGTTGTCGATGTACTGAAGGTCCATTTCCACCCACTGCTCGAAGCTCGTGATCTTGTTCCGCCCGCCAGCCTGCCACTCGCAGGTGATGCCCGGCTTCACGCTCAGCCGGCGACGATGGGCCAGTTCCGAGAAGGCGGCCACCTCATAGAGCGGCAGCGGCCGCGGACCCACCAGGCTCATGTCGCCGGTCAGCACGTTGAGCAGCTGCGGCAGCTCGTCGATGCTCAGCTTCCGCAACCAGCCACCGAACGCGAAAATGCGCGGATCGCGGTCCAGCTTGAAAACCGGCCCGTCCATCTGGTTGCCATGCTCGGCCTTGATCTTCTCCAGCAGCGCCTCGGCATCCGGCACCATGGTACGGAATTTCCACATCCGGAAGGGCTTGCCGTAATGGCCCGCACGCTTCTGGCAGAAAAGGATCGGCGCTCCCGGGCTTGTCAGCCGGATCCCAATCGCCGCGATCAGCCACAGCGGCGAACTGCAAATGATCAGGAACAAGGCACCCAACCGGTCGAAGGCCTCCTTCGTCAACAGCTCCCAGCTCAGCTCCGGCGTCGAGCGCAGGACCAGCATCGGCTTGTTCCCGATCGAGTCGAAAACCGGCCGCGCGATCTGGGTGCGGATGAAGGACGCCGCGATCCATGCCTCCACGCCCTGCAGCTCGCAGGCCTCGACGGCTTGCGCCACCTTGTCGAAGGCCGTCCGCCGCGTCGCGAAAATCACCCGCTCCACGGTTTCCACCTTCAAAAGCTCATACAGATCCTCCACCGGCCGGGTGGAAAGATCGAAGCGCTCCACGATGTTCCAGCCACCGGTCGCTTCGGGGTCGAGTTCCTGGATCAGCTCGTCCAGATCCTCAACCGATCCCGCCAGCACCACCCGCTCGCGGCGGCCTTCGTCACGCTCCAGAATGACCATTCGCCTCCGCGTCACCCGGTCACGCAGCAGCAGCAGGAAACCCACGATCGGCGCGCCAATGCCCAAGATCAGGCGGCTCGCATCTTGCAGGCGGGAGAAAACCGAAATCAAACCCAGCACCAGCCCCATGATCGCCAGCGCCTTCGCGATCTGCTGGATCGCCTTGTGCCGGGATTTCCGCCGGACGTGCTCATAGAAACCGAAATGCTCCAGCACCAGCGGCGTGAACGGCACCGCGATGTAGAGCACCCAGCTCATGTCCGCCAGCATCGAACGCCCCCCCATCGGCTCCATCCCCACCAACCCGCGAATCGGATCGCGGAGGACCGATGCAATCCAGAACCCCAGCCAGACAAACGCAGCATCCAAGAGCTGCAGCGCTTGGACCGAGAAGGCCTGTTTGCGTCCGGTGGACATCGGCAATATGAGGAGAGGCGTGGGCGACTTCGGGCAGTCGCGCAGAGCTTGGCCGGACCAGCATTCCAAGGCAATCACGTAAACACGGCATCCCCCGCGACAGCTTCGTCACCCGCGCAGGCCATGCGGGAAAACACGCATGGCCGTGTCCCAGCCCCCGCTCACCCCAGCACGATTCTAGGGATTGCCATGCCGCCTTTCACCCCTACAGTCCCGCCCTCCAAATCATGAGCGAACCCAAGCACGTCGCTATCGTAGGCGCCACCGGAGCGGTCGGCGAGGAAATGCTACTCTGTCTCGAACAGCGGAATTTCCCCGTCGGTAAACTGACCTTGCTGGCCTCAGCCCGCTCGGCCGGCAAACGCATCCCGTTCCGCGGCGAAGACATCATCGTGCAGGAACTCACCCACGACAGCTTCGCCGGCGTGGACATCGCGCTGTTCTCGGCCGGCGGCGGCATCTCGAAGGAATTCGGCCCCTCCGCCGCAGCTGCCGGTGCCGTCGTGATCGACAACTCGTCCGCCTTCCGCATGGACGAGGGCGTCCCGCTCGTGGTGCCGGAGATCAATCCGGCCGCCGCGAAGGATCACCCGAAGGGCATCATCGCGAACCCGAACTGCACCACCATCATCTCGCTGATGGCGCTCGCGCCGCTGCACGAGAAGTTCGGCCTCAAGTCGATCATCGCCTCGTCCTACCAAGCCGTCTCCGGCTCGGGCGCGCAGGGCATCATCGAGCTGGAAGAGCAGGTCAAGGCGATCGCCACCGGCCAGCCCTTCGAGCCCAAGGTCTACCCCCGCCAGATCGCCTTCAATGTGATCCCGCAGGTCGATTCCTTCACCGACAACGGCTACACCAAGGAAGAGCTCAAGATGCTCAACGAAGGCCGCAAGATCCTCGGCCACGATGACCTCAAGGTCTCCTGCACCTGCGTCCGCGTCCCGGTCTATCGCTCGCACTCGGTCTCGATCACCGCAGTCTTCGAAAAGCCCGTCGACGTCGAATCCGCCCGTGCCGCCTACGAAGGCAAGCCCGGCGTCCAACTCGTCGATGATCCGGAAAACAAGGTCTTCCCGGTGCCACTCGACACCACCGGCAAGGACGACTGCCTCGTCGGCCGCATCCGCAAGAACCTCGTCCTCGACAACGCCCTCGACCTCTGGGTCGTCGGCGACCAGGTCCGCAAGGGTGCCGCGCTCAACGCCGTCCAGATCGCCGAAATTCTCTGATCATAGAGACCCCGCCAAGACGCCAAGTTCACCGAGGAAGGACTTCTTTCTTGAGTAACTTGGCGTCCTTTGCGTCTTGGCGGTGACATCATCGCCTTCTTCAACTCCGCCATGGATCTCAAAGCCTATCTCGCCGCCCGCGCCGCCGAAGTCGATGCCGCGCTCGATGCCTTCCTGCCGAAGGCCAAGGAGAAACCGGCCACGATCCATGCCGCGATGCGCTACACCGTCTTCGCCGGCGGCAAGCGCCTCCGTCCCATCCTCTGCCTCGCCGCCGCCGAAGCCTGTGGCGGCGATCCCGAAGCCGCCATCCCACCCGCCTGCGCCGTCGAAATCCTCCACACCTACTCGCTGGTCCACGATGACCTCCCGTGCATGGATGATGACGACCTGCGCCGTGGTCGCCCCACCTGCCACAAGGTCTACGGCGAAGGCATGGCCGTCCTCACCGGCGACGCCCTTCTAACAGAAGCCTTCCTCATTCTCGCGCAGACTCACCCCGCCAAGCGCTACCCCGTCGGCAGCTACGTCGCCGAACTCGCCCTCACCGGCGGCTCCACCAAGCTCATCGGCGGCCAGGT
Coding sequences within it:
- a CDS encoding ribose-phosphate diphosphokinase, translating into MKLISGTAHRALAERIADTLGSKLADVHVTAFPDGETFVKINENIRGDDVFIIQPSCPPTNHNIMELLIMVDAARRASAGRITAVMPFFGYARQDRKDQPRVPITAKLVANLLTSAGVGRVLTMDLHAPQIQGFFDIPVDHLYAKPALIHYLRERHPDTSNLCVVSPDVGGVKMARAYADALGVDLAIVAKHRISATRVEAMNVIGEVEGRDVILIDDMTETAGTLTAAAEILGKSGARRIFACVSHAVLGDLGRERIQKSVIEEIITTDSVPQASGDKVQAVGIAPLLGEAIRRINGGQSVTSLFEV
- a CDS encoding sugar transferase — its product is MSTGRKQAFSVQALQLLDAAFVWLGFWIASVLRDPIRGLVGMEPMGGRSMLADMSWVLYIAVPFTPLVLEHFGFYEHVRRKSRHKAIQQIAKALAIMGLVLGLISVFSRLQDASRLILGIGAPIVGFLLLLRDRVTRRRMVILERDEGRRERVVLAGSVEDLDELIQELDPEATGGWNIVERFDLSTRPVEDLYELLKVETVERVIFATRRTAFDKVAQAVEACELQGVEAWIAASFIRTQIARPVFDSIGNKPMLVLRSTPELSWELLTKEAFDRLGALFLIICSSPLWLIAAIGIRLTSPGAPILFCQKRAGHYGKPFRMWKFRTMVPDAEALLEKIKAEHGNQMDGPVFKLDRDPRIFAFGGWLRKLSIDELPQLLNVLTGDMSLVGPRPLPLYEVAAFSELAHRRRLSVKPGITCEWQAGGRNKITSFEQWVEMDLQYIDNWSLWLDFKILLKTIPAVLLGKGAK
- a CDS encoding aspartate-semialdehyde dehydrogenase, with product MSEPKHVAIVGATGAVGEEMLLCLEQRNFPVGKLTLLASARSAGKRIPFRGEDIIVQELTHDSFAGVDIALFSAGGGISKEFGPSAAAAGAVVIDNSSAFRMDEGVPLVVPEINPAAAKDHPKGIIANPNCTTIISLMALAPLHEKFGLKSIIASSYQAVSGSGAQGIIELEEQVKAIATGQPFEPKVYPRQIAFNVIPQVDSFTDNGYTKEELKMLNEGRKILGHDDLKVSCTCVRVPVYRSHSVSITAVFEKPVDVESARAAYEGKPGVQLVDDPENKVFPVPLDTTGKDDCLVGRIRKNLVLDNALDLWVVGDQVRKGAALNAVQIAEIL
- a CDS encoding polyprenyl synthetase family protein — its product is MDLKAYLAARAAEVDAALDAFLPKAKEKPATIHAAMRYTVFAGGKRLRPILCLAAAEACGGDPEAAIPPACAVEILHTYSLVHDDLPCMDDDDLRRGRPTCHKVYGEGMAVLTGDALLTEAFLILAQTHPAKRYPVGSYVAELALTGGSTKLIGGQVMDLEGEGKKLTKAQLVKIHEAKTAALLTTSIRLGAMTANATEKQLEALSIFGRALGLAFQVIDDILDVTASTEVLGKTAGKDAAVEKATYPAILGLEKSRKEAAKLTTEAMDALLPFGKKAQRLREIAEYLLKREY